One region of Bacillus pumilus genomic DNA includes:
- the rnpM gene encoding RNase P modulator RnpM encodes MNSRKKIPLRKCVVTGEMKPKKELIRVVRSKEGEVSVDATGKKNGRGAYLSLDKETILAAKNKRSLQQQFQTQIDEHIFEELLELAEKVKKPND; translated from the coding sequence GTGAATAGCCGAAAAAAAATCCCGCTTAGAAAATGTGTCGTGACGGGAGAAATGAAACCAAAGAAAGAACTGATCCGTGTTGTTCGTTCTAAAGAAGGTGAAGTGTCTGTTGACGCAACCGGAAAAAAGAACGGACGCGGAGCTTACCTTTCTCTCGATAAAGAAACCATTCTTGCGGCAAAGAACAAACGCAGTTTACAGCAGCAATTTCAGACACAGATTGACGAACACATATTTGAAGAATTACTAGAACTAGCTGAAAAGGTGAAAAAACCAAATGACTGA
- the infB gene encoding translation initiation factor IF-2 yields MAKVRVYEYAKAIDVSSKDIIAALKDMNVEVNNHMATLEDDTVKKLDAIYKKAKAKETTNEKPAEQKKQSSNKNNDRKKNDVQNNQFNKNKKNNNQNKNKNKRGGNNKSQHQQARPVKPKKELPEKIEFTNSMTVGQLAEELGKETAEIIKKLMMLGVMATINQELDKDTVELIASEYGVPVEEVIILEETELEKYEVEDKEEDMQVRPPVVTIMGHVDHGKTTLLDSIRKTKVVEGEAGGITQHIGAYQIEENGKKITFLDTPGHAAFTMMRARGAEVTDTTILVVAADDGVMPQTVEAINHAKAAEVPIIVAVNKIDKPTANPDRVMQELTEHGLVPEAWGGETIFVPLSAKTGEGIDELIEMILLVSEVGELKANPNRAAKGTVIEAELDKGRGSVATLLVQTGTLQVGDPIVVGNTFGRVRAMVNDIGRRVKTAGPSTPVEITGLNDVPNAGDQFLVFKDEKTARQVGEARASKQLDEQRSDKAKLSLDDLFEQIKQGEVKDINLIVKADVQGSAEALTAALQKIEVEGVKVKIIHTGVGAITESDIILASASNAIVIGFNVRPDGNAKSTAETENVDIRLHRIIYKVIDEIEAAMKGMLDPEYEEKVIGQVEVRQTFKVSKIGTIAGGYVTEGTITRDSGIRLIRDGVVIFEGEVDVLKRFKDDVKEVSQGYECGITIKKYNDIREGDVLESFVMQEIERK; encoded by the coding sequence ATGGCTAAAGTGAGAGTATATGAATACGCAAAAGCCATAGATGTTTCAAGTAAAGATATTATAGCAGCGCTTAAGGATATGAATGTGGAAGTGAACAACCACATGGCGACGCTTGAAGACGACACTGTGAAAAAGCTAGACGCTATCTATAAAAAAGCCAAAGCAAAAGAGACAACTAACGAGAAACCCGCAGAACAAAAAAAACAATCATCTAACAAAAACAATGATAGAAAGAAGAATGACGTGCAGAATAATCAATTTAATAAAAACAAAAAAAACAACAACCAAAACAAAAACAAAAATAAACGCGGTGGGAATAACAAATCGCAGCATCAACAAGCTAGACCTGTGAAGCCTAAGAAAGAGCTTCCTGAAAAAATTGAATTTACAAATTCAATGACAGTCGGCCAGCTGGCTGAAGAGCTTGGAAAAGAAACAGCTGAAATTATCAAAAAGCTGATGATGCTTGGTGTAATGGCAACCATTAACCAAGAGCTGGATAAAGATACAGTTGAACTAATCGCTTCTGAATATGGCGTTCCAGTAGAGGAAGTCATTATTTTAGAAGAAACTGAACTTGAAAAGTATGAAGTGGAAGATAAAGAAGAAGATATGCAAGTACGCCCTCCAGTTGTGACGATCATGGGACACGTTGACCACGGGAAAACAACGCTTCTTGACAGCATTCGTAAGACGAAAGTCGTTGAAGGCGAAGCTGGTGGAATCACGCAGCATATCGGTGCATACCAAATTGAAGAAAACGGCAAGAAAATCACGTTCCTTGATACACCTGGACACGCAGCCTTTACAATGATGCGTGCACGTGGTGCCGAGGTAACGGATACAACCATTCTAGTCGTGGCAGCAGATGATGGTGTGATGCCGCAAACGGTAGAAGCTATTAACCATGCGAAAGCAGCAGAAGTGCCAATCATTGTTGCTGTCAACAAAATTGACAAACCAACAGCGAACCCTGACCGTGTGATGCAGGAATTAACGGAGCATGGTCTAGTACCAGAAGCTTGGGGCGGCGAAACGATCTTCGTTCCTCTATCTGCAAAAACAGGTGAAGGCATTGACGAATTGATCGAAATGATCCTTCTTGTCAGCGAAGTTGGAGAACTGAAAGCCAACCCAAATCGTGCGGCAAAAGGGACTGTTATCGAGGCTGAGCTTGATAAAGGAAGAGGGTCAGTTGCAACCCTTCTTGTTCAAACTGGTACGCTTCAAGTAGGTGACCCAATCGTTGTCGGAAATACATTTGGGCGCGTTCGTGCAATGGTCAATGACATCGGACGCCGCGTGAAAACAGCAGGACCATCTACACCTGTTGAAATCACTGGTTTAAACGATGTACCAAATGCAGGGGATCAGTTCCTCGTATTCAAAGATGAAAAAACAGCTCGTCAAGTAGGTGAGGCGCGTGCTTCGAAACAGCTTGATGAACAGCGTTCAGACAAAGCGAAATTATCTCTAGATGACCTATTTGAGCAAATCAAACAAGGTGAAGTGAAAGATATCAACTTGATCGTGAAAGCAGACGTACAAGGTTCTGCTGAAGCACTGACGGCCGCTCTTCAAAAAATTGAAGTAGAAGGCGTAAAAGTGAAAATCATCCATACGGGTGTTGGAGCGATTACAGAATCTGATATTATTTTAGCAAGTGCTTCTAATGCGATCGTGATCGGATTTAACGTACGTCCTGATGGAAACGCGAAGAGCACAGCTGAAACAGAAAACGTAGATATCCGCTTACACCGCATTATTTATAAAGTCATCGATGAAATTGAAGCGGCGATGAAAGGAATGCTTGACCCTGAATATGAAGAAAAAGTCATCGGTCAAGTTGAAGTTCGTCAAACGTTCAAAGTATCTAAAATCGGTACAATTGCTGGTGGTTATGTCACTGAAGGAACCATCACAAGAGATAGTGGTATCCGCTTAATTCGTGACGGCGTCGTTATTTTTGAAGGCGAAGTCGACGTATTAAAACGATTCAAAGATGACGTGAAAGAAGTTTCACAAGGTTATGAATGTGGTATTACCATTAAGAAATACAATGATATCCGTGAAGGCGATGTTCTGGAATCATTTGTTATGCAAGAAATCGAAAGAAAATGA
- the rimP gene encoding ribosome maturation factor RimP, with protein sequence MSKKVVDVVSEMVQPILDGLQLELVDVEFVKEGQNWFLRVFIDSDKGVDIEECAKVSEALSEKLDEADPISQNYFLEVSSPGAERPLKKKADFEKALGKNVFMKTYEPIDGEKAFEGELTSFDGEIATVTVKIKTRKKEINIPYEKIANARLAVSFN encoded by the coding sequence ATGAGCAAAAAAGTAGTGGATGTCGTAAGCGAAATGGTACAGCCAATTTTAGATGGCTTACAGCTTGAACTCGTTGATGTTGAATTTGTCAAAGAGGGTCAAAACTGGTTCCTTCGCGTGTTTATTGACTCTGATAAAGGCGTCGATATCGAAGAATGTGCCAAAGTGAGCGAAGCCTTGAGCGAAAAGCTTGATGAGGCAGATCCGATTAGCCAAAACTACTTTCTTGAAGTGTCCTCTCCTGGAGCGGAGCGCCCATTAAAGAAAAAAGCTGATTTTGAAAAAGCACTTGGAAAAAATGTTTTCATGAAAACATATGAACCAATTGATGGTGAAAAAGCATTTGAAGGTGAGCTTACAAGCTTTGATGGTGAGATTGCAACAGTGACAGTGAAGATCAAGACAAGAAAGAAAGAGATCAATATTCCATACGAAAAAATAGCTAACGCAAGATTAGCAGTTTCGTTCAATTAA
- the rbfA gene encoding 30S ribosome-binding factor RbfA: MSMRATRVGEQMKKELGDILGRKLKDPRIGFLTVTDVEVTGDLQIAKVYISVLGDEKKREETLKGLAKAKGYIRSEIGNRIRLRKTPELHFEFDESVDYGNRIESLIAELNTKDHE; encoded by the coding sequence ATGAGTATGAGAGCAACCCGCGTGGGTGAGCAGATGAAAAAAGAATTAGGCGACATCCTAGGCAGAAAGCTAAAAGATCCAAGAATCGGCTTTTTGACTGTAACCGATGTCGAAGTAACCGGTGATTTGCAAATTGCGAAAGTTTACATTTCTGTTCTCGGTGACGAGAAGAAAAGAGAGGAAACCTTAAAAGGCCTTGCTAAGGCTAAAGGGTATATCCGCTCTGAAATTGGCAATCGAATTAGACTTCGCAAAACACCAGAACTGCACTTTGAATTCGATGAATCCGTGGATTACGGAAACAGAATTGAAAGCCTAATTGCTGAACTAAACACAAAAGATCACGAATAA
- the truB gene encoding tRNA pseudouridine(55) synthase TruB, with amino-acid sequence MVNGVLLLHKEIGMTSHDCVFKVRKLLHTKKVGHTGTLDPEVSGVLPICIGRATKIVEYLTDKSKTYDAEITIGFSTTTEDQTGEIVEEKKVQNPISEEDIDAVLKQFQGTIEQIPPMFSAVKIGGKKLYEYAREGIEIERPSREITIHRIERTTPALFENGKVSFRFTVLCSKGTYVRTLAVDIGKKLGFPAHMSHLIRTGSGDFTLDECITLDELRDISEEGTVDEHLVSIERALNHLPKWEINDTLASKVENGAVLPMPDEFAHFAEEDRVAVFAPSGRCMAIYMKHPTKQNLMKPAKILSQDKQS; translated from the coding sequence ATGGTAAATGGTGTTCTTTTATTACATAAAGAAATAGGGATGACCTCTCACGACTGTGTGTTCAAAGTGAGAAAGCTCTTACATACAAAAAAAGTCGGACATACAGGCACCCTCGACCCCGAGGTATCAGGTGTTCTGCCCATTTGTATTGGAAGAGCAACGAAGATTGTCGAATACTTAACAGATAAATCGAAAACGTATGATGCAGAAATCACGATTGGATTTTCTACAACAACAGAAGACCAAACAGGTGAGATCGTAGAAGAAAAAAAGGTACAAAACCCCATCTCAGAAGAAGACATTGATGCTGTGCTGAAACAGTTTCAAGGAACCATTGAACAAATTCCTCCTATGTTTTCGGCTGTGAAAATTGGCGGAAAAAAACTCTACGAATATGCAAGAGAAGGCATTGAAATTGAGCGGCCGAGCCGCGAGATTACGATTCACCGTATCGAGCGGACAACACCTGCTTTATTTGAAAATGGAAAAGTATCATTTAGATTCACCGTTTTATGTTCAAAAGGAACGTATGTCAGAACCTTAGCAGTTGATATTGGAAAGAAACTAGGATTTCCAGCTCATATGTCACATCTCATTCGCACAGGATCAGGTGATTTTACACTAGATGAGTGCATCACCCTTGATGAGCTGCGAGATATAAGCGAAGAAGGCACAGTAGATGAGCACCTTGTCTCGATCGAGCGCGCGCTCAATCATTTGCCGAAATGGGAGATAAATGATACATTAGCAAGTAAAGTGGAAAACGGTGCAGTCCTGCCCATGCCTGATGAATTCGCTCATTTCGCAGAGGAAGATCGTGTCGCTGTCTTTGCTCCTTCAGGTCGGTGTATGGCGATATATATGAAGCATCCGACCAAACAGAATCTGATGAAGCCGGCGAAGATCTTATCTCAGGACAAGCAATCTTAA
- the ribF gene encoding bifunctional riboflavin kinase/FAD synthetase, which yields MKTIHISHPHTLNQKDQDPSVMALGYFDGVHLGHQKVIDAAKSIARKEGLALAVMTFHPHPSHVLQKAREPKDLITPLEDKIDFIEQLGADYLYIVQFSESFAALSPQEFVDQYLDELNVKHAVAGFDFTFGRFGAGTMETFDEYGKGRIMATIVPKLSNQDRKVSSTLIRSALKNGDVEYVSELLGKPYQLRGIVIHGDKRGRTIGFPTANVGLSAEYIIPPTGVYAVRAEVKGKVYDGVCNVGYKPTFYEKRPDQPAIEVNLFDFNEEIYGEPIKLQWFKRIRSEQKFNGIQELTAQISQDKEEAIQFFQHQRKQTKNS from the coding sequence GTGAAGACTATACATATTTCACACCCACATACATTGAATCAAAAGGATCAAGACCCGTCTGTTATGGCTTTAGGGTATTTTGACGGTGTTCACCTCGGACATCAAAAAGTGATTGACGCAGCAAAAAGCATTGCGAGAAAAGAAGGATTGGCTTTAGCGGTCATGACCTTTCATCCGCACCCATCACATGTTTTGCAAAAAGCACGTGAACCCAAGGACTTAATTACACCGCTTGAGGATAAAATTGATTTCATCGAACAGCTGGGCGCTGACTATTTATACATTGTGCAGTTCAGCGAAAGCTTTGCAGCGCTATCTCCTCAAGAGTTTGTCGATCAATATTTAGATGAGCTGAATGTGAAGCACGCAGTAGCTGGTTTTGATTTTACGTTTGGCCGTTTTGGTGCAGGTACAATGGAAACCTTCGATGAGTACGGAAAAGGGCGTATTATGGCCACCATCGTTCCTAAGTTGTCCAATCAAGACCGAAAAGTCAGCTCAACACTCATACGCTCTGCATTGAAAAATGGGGATGTTGAATATGTGAGTGAGCTTTTAGGAAAACCGTATCAGCTGCGTGGTATTGTCATTCATGGTGATAAACGAGGACGGACGATCGGCTTTCCGACTGCGAATGTCGGTTTATCTGCTGAATATATCATTCCGCCAACAGGGGTTTATGCAGTAAGAGCAGAAGTGAAAGGCAAAGTGTATGACGGTGTTTGTAATGTTGGCTATAAACCAACCTTTTATGAAAAACGCCCTGATCAGCCTGCCATTGAAGTAAACCTCTTTGATTTTAACGAAGAAATATATGGTGAACCGATTAAATTACAGTGGTTCAAGCGCATTCGCAGTGAGCAAAAATTTAACGGAATCCAGGAGTTAACGGCTCAAATCAGTCAAGATAAAGAAGAAGCGATTCAGTTTTTTCAACATCAGAGAAAGCAAACAAAAAATTCATAG
- a CDS encoding DUF503 domain-containing protein, which produces MIGYTECECIIYDASSLKEKRAVLQRILTRTRHKFNVTMAEMDYQDTWQRTSIGIAVISSSRVQVEKELQRVLSFIDSFPEIERTITKTEWF; this is translated from the coding sequence ATGATCGGTTATACCGAATGTGAGTGCATCATTTATGATGCCTCCTCACTGAAGGAAAAACGTGCGGTTCTTCAGCGTATATTGACAAGAACGCGCCATAAATTCAATGTAACCATGGCTGAAATGGATTACCAGGACACATGGCAGCGTACATCAATTGGAATCGCCGTGATTTCCTCATCCCGGGTTCAAGTGGAAAAGGAATTGCAGCGTGTTTTAAGCTTTATTGATTCTTTTCCTGAAATTGAACGAACGATCACGAAAACTGAGTGGTTTTAA
- the rpsO gene encoding 30S ribosomal protein S15, translating to MAITQERKTQLISEFKTHESDTGSPEVQIAVLTESINNLNEHLRTHKKDHHSRRGLLKMVGRRRNLLTYLRNKDVTRYRELINKLGLRR from the coding sequence ATGGCTATTACTCAAGAGCGTAAAACTCAATTAATTAGTGAGTTCAAAACACACGAATCTGATACTGGATCTCCAGAAGTTCAGATCGCTGTCCTAACAGAATCAATTAACAACTTGAACGAGCATTTACGTACTCATAAGAAAGATCACCACTCACGTCGCGGTCTTTTGAAAATGGTAGGTAGACGTCGTAATCTTCTTACGTATCTACGTAATAAAGACGTAACTCGTTACCGTGAGTTAATTAACAAACTAGGCTTACGTCGATAA
- the pnp gene encoding polyribonucleotide nucleotidyltransferase, whose amino-acid sequence MGQEKHVFTIDWAGRQLTVETGQLAKQANGAVLVRYGDTAVLSSATASKEPKPLDFFPLTVNYEERLYAVGKIPGGFIKREGRPSEKAILASRLIDRPIRPLFADGFRNEVQVISIVMSVDQDCSSEMAAMFGSSLALCVSDIPFEGPIAGVTVGRVDGKFIINPNVEQLEQSDINLVVAGTKDAINMVEAGADEVPEETMLEAIMYGHQEIKRLIEFQEEIVKAVGKAKIDIPLYEVDQTLADEVKALAETDLLKAIQVHEKHAREDAISAVKKAVVEKFEEEDRDEATIKQAKDVLNKLVKNEVRRLITEEKVRPDGRGVDQIRPLSSEVGLLPRTHGSGLFTRGQTQALSICTLGALGDVQILDGLGVEESKRFMHHYNFPQFSVGETGPMRGPGRREIGHGALGERALEPVIPSEKDFPYTVRLVSEVLESNGSTSQASICASTLAMMDAGVPIKAPVAGIAMGLVKSGEYYTVLTDIQGMEDALGDMDFKVAGTSKGVTALQMDIKIDGLSKDILEEALQQAKKGRMEILDSMLSTIPASRGELSRYAPKILTMKINPDKIRDVIGPSGKQINKIIEDTGVKIDIEQDGTIFISSTEEDMNQKAKKIIEDLVREVEVGQLYLGKVKRIEKFGAFLEIFSGKDGLVHISELALDRVGKVEDVVKIGDELLVKVTEIDKQGRVNLSRKAVLREEKEKEEKQS is encoded by the coding sequence ATGGGACAAGAGAAACATGTCTTCACCATAGACTGGGCTGGACGTCAACTGACAGTTGAAACTGGCCAGCTTGCAAAGCAAGCAAACGGAGCGGTCCTCGTACGCTACGGAGATACAGCTGTGCTTAGCTCAGCAACAGCTTCTAAAGAACCAAAACCACTTGATTTCTTCCCGCTCACTGTGAACTACGAAGAAAGATTATACGCAGTAGGTAAAATTCCTGGTGGCTTCATTAAAAGAGAAGGCCGTCCAAGTGAAAAAGCGATCCTTGCGAGCCGCTTAATTGATAGACCAATCCGTCCATTATTTGCTGATGGATTTAGAAACGAAGTACAAGTTATTAGTATCGTCATGAGCGTGGATCAAGATTGTTCATCTGAAATGGCTGCAATGTTTGGCTCATCTTTAGCATTATGTGTGTCTGACATTCCATTTGAGGGACCAATCGCCGGCGTTACAGTAGGACGAGTTGATGGAAAGTTTATCATCAATCCAAATGTAGAACAGCTTGAACAAAGTGACATCAACCTTGTAGTCGCTGGAACAAAAGATGCGATCAACATGGTCGAAGCTGGTGCTGATGAAGTACCAGAAGAAACAATGCTTGAAGCTATCATGTATGGTCACCAAGAGATCAAACGTTTAATCGAATTCCAAGAGGAAATTGTCAAAGCAGTTGGTAAAGCAAAAATCGATATTCCTCTATATGAAGTAGATCAAACGTTAGCAGACGAAGTAAAAGCACTTGCTGAAACAGACCTGCTGAAAGCGATTCAAGTACATGAGAAGCATGCACGTGAAGATGCAATCAGTGCAGTGAAAAAAGCTGTGGTTGAGAAATTTGAAGAAGAAGATCGCGACGAAGCGACAATTAAACAAGCGAAAGACGTATTAAACAAGCTTGTCAAAAATGAAGTTCGTCGTCTGATCACTGAAGAGAAAGTACGTCCAGATGGACGTGGTGTAGATCAAATCCGCCCACTTTCTTCAGAAGTAGGACTTCTACCAAGAACGCACGGTTCAGGTCTATTTACAAGAGGACAAACACAGGCGCTCAGTATTTGTACATTAGGTGCACTTGGCGATGTGCAAATTCTTGACGGTCTAGGCGTTGAAGAATCAAAACGCTTCATGCACCATTACAACTTCCCTCAATTCAGTGTTGGTGAGACAGGTCCAATGCGTGGCCCAGGCCGCCGTGAAATCGGACATGGAGCGCTAGGTGAACGGGCATTAGAACCAGTGATCCCATCTGAAAAAGATTTCCCTTATACGGTTCGCCTTGTGTCTGAGGTACTAGAATCAAACGGATCTACTTCACAAGCAAGTATTTGTGCAAGCACACTTGCGATGATGGATGCGGGTGTTCCAATTAAAGCACCAGTTGCAGGGATTGCAATGGGACTTGTGAAATCCGGTGAATACTACACAGTGCTGACAGACATTCAAGGAATGGAAGATGCACTTGGTGATATGGACTTTAAAGTTGCAGGTACATCAAAAGGTGTAACAGCACTTCAAATGGATATCAAAATCGATGGTCTATCAAAAGACATCTTGGAAGAAGCGCTCCAACAAGCGAAAAAAGGAAGAATGGAAATCTTAGATAGCATGCTGTCAACGATTCCTGCTTCTAGAGGAGAATTGTCTCGTTATGCACCAAAAATCTTAACGATGAAAATCAATCCTGATAAAATTCGCGATGTCATTGGGCCAAGCGGTAAACAAATCAATAAAATCATCGAAGATACCGGTGTGAAAATCGATATTGAACAAGATGGTACAATCTTTATTTCTTCTACAGAAGAAGACATGAACCAAAAAGCGAAGAAAATCATTGAAGATCTTGTGAGAGAAGTTGAAGTAGGACAACTTTACTTAGGTAAAGTAAAACGCATTGAAAAATTCGGTGCTTTCCTTGAAATCTTCAGCGGCAAAGATGGACTTGTTCATATTTCTGAGCTTGCGCTTGATCGTGTAGGCAAAGTAGAAGATGTCGTGAAGATTGGCGATGAATTACTTGTCAAAGTCACTGAAATCGATAAACAAGGCCGTGTGAACCTTTCTCGCAAAGCTGTTTTACGTGAAGAAAAGGAAAAAGAAGAAAAACAGTCTTAA
- a CDS encoding polysaccharide deacetylase family protein: MKKTLPFIVFVFLLLVSYQTMKQPAAVTYIESMKEHAEVASVSKDILYQEIESKSSDYEVKAQNAKIDKVWKKMPGLNGQTVNIDASYEKMKKQGSFDEKLLVFNETKPSIHLHELGAEPIYKGHPDKKMNAFLINVAWGDEHLIKMLKTLEKHQVKVTFFLEGKWVKKSTDLAKKIVADGHEIGNHSYNHPDMRTLTRERALEQITKTNRQIEESLGKKPKWFAPPSGSFKEETVKLAAEEGMETIMWTVDTIDWQKPSPNILQKRVLGKIHNGAMILMHPTDSTAKSLDALITQIKERGYELGTVSDLLSEKRHP, translated from the coding sequence TTGAAAAAAACGTTACCATTCATTGTGTTTGTATTTTTACTGCTCGTGTCATATCAAACGATGAAGCAGCCGGCTGCTGTTACATATATTGAATCAATGAAAGAGCATGCTGAGGTTGCATCTGTTTCAAAAGATATTTTATATCAAGAGATTGAATCGAAGTCTTCTGACTATGAAGTGAAGGCGCAAAATGCTAAGATTGATAAAGTGTGGAAAAAGATGCCTGGTCTAAATGGACAGACGGTCAATATCGATGCCTCTTATGAAAAAATGAAAAAACAAGGGTCATTTGATGAAAAGCTGCTTGTTTTCAATGAAACAAAACCTTCTATTCATTTACATGAACTTGGTGCTGAACCCATTTACAAGGGACATCCAGATAAAAAAATGAATGCTTTCCTCATCAACGTGGCTTGGGGTGACGAGCATTTAATCAAGATGTTAAAGACACTAGAAAAGCATCAGGTCAAGGTGACCTTTTTCTTAGAGGGCAAATGGGTGAAAAAAAGCACGGATCTTGCTAAAAAGATCGTGGCAGATGGTCATGAAATTGGAAACCATTCATACAATCACCCAGATATGCGCACACTGACAAGAGAACGAGCATTAGAGCAGATTACCAAAACAAATCGTCAAATTGAAGAATCCCTTGGAAAAAAACCGAAGTGGTTCGCCCCTCCAAGCGGTAGCTTTAAAGAAGAAACAGTGAAGCTTGCCGCAGAAGAAGGAATGGAAACCATTATGTGGACGGTAGACACCATTGACTGGCAAAAACCGTCACCAAACATACTACAAAAACGGGTGCTTGGGAAAATTCACAATGGGGCGATGATATTAATGCATCCAACAGATTCGACGGCGAAAAGTCTTGACGCACTTATCACTCAAATCAAGGAAAGAGGATATGAATTAGGAACGGTTTCTGACCTCCTAAGTGAAAAAAGACATCCGTGA
- the nusA gene encoding transcription termination factor NusA: MSSELLDALTVLEKEKGISKEIIIEAIEAALISAYKRNFNQAQNVRVDLNRETGTIRVFARKDVVDEVYDSRLEISVDDAANMNPNYMVGDVVEIEVTPKDFGRIAAQTAKQVVTQRVREAERGVIYTEFIDREEDIMTGIVQRIDSKFIYVSLGKIEALLPVNEQMPNEDYKPHDRIKVFITKVEKTTKGPQIYVSRTHPGLLKRLFEIEVPEIYDGTVELKSVAREAGDRSKISVRTDDPDVDPVGSCVGPKGQRVQAIVNELKGEKIDIVHWSNDPVEFVANALSPSKVLDVIVNEEDKATTVIVPDYQLSLAIGKRGQNARLAAKLTSWKIDIKSETDARELGIFPRTEDSESLFLEAEPVAEESDE, from the coding sequence ATGAGTAGTGAGTTGTTAGATGCCCTGACTGTTCTCGAGAAAGAGAAGGGTATTAGTAAAGAAATTATTATTGAAGCGATAGAAGCTGCACTCATTTCTGCATATAAGCGTAACTTTAATCAAGCGCAAAATGTTCGTGTTGATTTAAACCGCGAAACGGGAACAATTCGCGTATTTGCAAGAAAAGATGTTGTAGATGAAGTGTATGATTCTCGCCTTGAAATCTCTGTAGATGATGCAGCCAATATGAACCCGAATTACATGGTAGGTGACGTCGTTGAAATTGAAGTCACGCCAAAAGATTTCGGACGCATTGCAGCTCAGACTGCGAAACAAGTGGTGACGCAGCGAGTGAGAGAAGCAGAGCGAGGTGTGATCTACACTGAGTTTATCGATCGCGAGGAAGACATTATGACGGGAATCGTTCAGCGAATTGACAGTAAATTCATTTACGTGTCACTTGGCAAAATCGAAGCCCTTCTTCCGGTCAACGAACAAATGCCAAATGAGGACTACAAACCACATGACCGTATTAAGGTGTTTATTACAAAAGTCGAAAAAACAACAAAAGGACCACAAATTTATGTGTCTAGAACACATCCAGGTCTTTTAAAGCGTTTATTTGAAATTGAAGTGCCAGAAATTTATGATGGTACTGTAGAGCTTAAATCGGTTGCTAGAGAAGCTGGGGACCGTTCTAAAATCTCTGTTCGTACGGATGATCCTGATGTTGACCCAGTTGGTTCTTGTGTTGGACCAAAAGGCCAGCGTGTACAAGCAATTGTCAACGAGCTAAAAGGCGAAAAAATTGACATTGTCCATTGGTCTAATGACCCGGTTGAATTTGTTGCCAATGCATTAAGTCCATCAAAAGTACTTGATGTTATTGTGAATGAAGAAGATAAGGCGACAACAGTCATTGTCCCTGATTATCAGCTGTCGTTAGCCATTGGTAAAAGAGGTCAAAATGCTCGTCTTGCAGCAAAGCTGACTAGCTGGAAAATTGACATTAAAAGCGAAACAGATGCAAGGGAACTCGGTATTTTCCCAAGAACTGAAGACTCTGAATCTCTTTTCTTAGAGGCTGAACCAGTAGCTGAGGAATCTGACGAATAA
- a CDS encoding YlxQ family RNA-binding protein, translated as MTDSKWYPLLGLANRARKVVSGEDLVIKEVRHARAKLVLLAADASPNTEKKVSDKCKFYNVPVRKIEDRSVLGRSIGKEARVVVAVTDQGFAKKLISLLD; from the coding sequence ATGACTGATTCTAAGTGGTATCCTTTGCTTGGTCTAGCAAATCGAGCTCGTAAAGTCGTGTCAGGAGAAGATCTTGTGATCAAAGAAGTTAGACATGCGCGTGCTAAGCTGGTTCTTCTTGCAGCAGATGCCTCACCGAACACAGAGAAAAAGGTATCTGACAAATGCAAATTTTATAATGTTCCGGTTAGAAAAATTGAAGACCGTTCCGTTCTCGGACGTTCTATTGGGAAAGAAGCTCGCGTAGTTGTCGCTGTCACTGACCAAGGCTTCGCTAAGAAGCTTATAAGCTTGCTCGATTAA